The Astatotilapia calliptera chromosome 22, fAstCal1.2, whole genome shotgun sequence region TAGGCTTTGTTATTTTGAGGGGAaagtgtggggtgggggggcaagggtgaaagaaagaaactccacacagaaaagtcaCCACTCACTCAAACAAGACAGCcagaaggaggagaaagaaacaTGTAACAGCACATCCTGTTAAACAAAACAGATCAACCACAAGCTAaaagcaatgataataataataattaaaaaaaaatcttctcctCTGCAAAGTAGACACGCTtccacaaaaaggaaaaagaacaccccacaaaaacaacaatcagtccagtttttcttttcttttactttttttatcaCTAAAGTAAAGAAAGCACACGGTTTAGCTAACAACACCACTTCATAACGGCACACAAAGCTAAgttctatttaaataaaatgaaaaagaagtccAAACGAAACCCACGTACATGCATCTGTAATCACCATTTTGAGAGCTTGTTTGTGTGCGTTTGAGTCTACAGGTAATTCCTTTTCTCTGATCAGAACTATTCCACAAACCAGCACAGTTAGCTTAACCGAGAGCGAGCCTGTCGAACCAGAGAAAGATAGATAACATTGAGTGAGGCTGTAAAGTTTCCATCACTGTCCACTCAGCACACTCACACAAGAATGTATTTACACTCACACGTATTTCTGCAAACAGTCGAACTTAGGAAAAGCAGTTTTgactggaggttttttttttgggtggacAATCATTGGGGAAGAAAAGGTGTATTTATAGCTTACATTCCAACTCTGATGATTAGACATCATTTATTCAAGGAAATGAATACATGTCGACTTGTTAGTCCTTACCCATAAGGCCTTTGGATGAATGCTGGGTGAATCTGGGGAACACCGAAGGTAAAACCTGCAAGACAAAATAACTTCAAATACAGACAAAAACTGACTTCTAGCAACAACAACTTGAAATTATATTTAAGATTCAAACCCTGAGGTACAAACAAACATCCTACTGGCTGGTCTTACCTGGCTGCATCACCCGAGGCTTGGCACCCAGGTATGCCAGGTTGACGTTGGCCTTCCTGCCATCGATGATCGGGTTGGGGTCCTTGCAGGCCCGATCTGCGGCTGCACGGTCTGCCATCGTCACCTGAGAGAAGGATAAACGAAGAGCTGAGGATGTTTTTAAAGGCAGTTGAGGGTTCAATAATGATTGGAGCTTGTAAGAAAGAGGGAAACCACATGTTTCAAAGAagtataagtgtgtgtgtgtgtgtgtgtgtgtgtgtgtgtgtgtgtgtgtgtgtgtgtgtgtgtgtgtgtgtgtgtgtgtgtgtgtgtgtgtgtgtgggtatgtgtgtgtgtgcacagaggCCTCCTtctgtgtgcgcctgtgtgGCCATCACTGACAGTGGCAGGTATTTGACAGCACATACACATTTATCACCCTCGTGTGGATGTGATGAAACTTATCAGCAGTGAACGGTAGCCAGGCTGACCACCACAACCAAACCAAAGCCCTCAGTTCTCCTTTTACTGCCTTTAATTCTAATCAGAGGGATTCATGTGAGCTTGACCATAAACATTATTTGGGAGACAATAaagtaaaggtaaaaaaaaaaaaaaaaaagatgatttagaAAGAGCAGTAAAGAGAGGATCTAAGCAAACATGAAGTTAAACGTTGATCCCAGCACACAAACGTAAATATTTGATTAAATCAAGGGTAGATAAGAATAAAATTAGGTTACTTAAATAAAGGCTCAGGCTTGGCTTCCATAATTCTTTTTTTGGATAATTCTCTTACATGTATATGAAGGTCAGCTTAGTCAAactatatgtatatgtacaaaTAAAGAGATTTATTATTGAATAACCGTGATGGTTGCTCGTCtccaaacccccccccaaacaacccaaaaacattaaacactttggttcTCAGGTTTGATGACAAGTCTCAGCAAGACGGTGTAAACTACCCTAAGAGGAAGAAACTGTGACCGTTTCGAAAACCCTGCTCTACAATATCAAGACATAATCGAGAGTTTTCTTTCAGCCCACCGCAGCTGCCACTGTGTGAacagctccttaaaaaaatgcgTGTCGGGGCGCATACCAGCGCGCAACAAGTTGGTGGGTGCGAGATTGCAACAGAAGCCAGTGACGAATTTAAGCAGGAGCTGcttatcaaaacataaacaacccGTGACCCACAGATATATCAATGCTAGTCATGGTGTTGTGCAAGACAGCAACAGAAGCGAGCCTTAACAGAAGAAACGTGGTGACACGAATTTCTGGAACGAATAGACGCATATAAACTCCTGTGGAAAGCTGTGGTGTTACTGAGTGATACTTACAAATCCATAACCTCTAGACTTGCCGGTCTGCCTGTCGGTAATGACCACTGCTTCTTCAATCTCACCAAAAACTTCAAAATATTTCCTGAGACTGGAATCCGTGGTGTGGTAGGGAAGACCCCCAACAAAGATCTTCGTATAGGTCGTGTCCTTTTGCGTGGTGTGCAtcgttagtgcaaaaaaatacaataaatagaaactataaaaaaatataGTAGTAGTGCAATGTCTCCTTATCGATAATACTTTGGATGACTAGAGagatagagaaagagagagagagaaagtgagagatCAGTTGGCTCTAAAGTTTTTCATAggagaaaagaagacaaaagaagCCTGGAGGTAGATTTAAGTTCGACAGTAAGAGGGTAGAAATATGGAGCGGATTGTCCCAAAGATACCAGCAGGTGTTTCCAGCTCTTCTTGGTAACTCTGCCGTCTAACTAAATAGGTTTGGGACCCATTCCTAAATGCATTGCCTCTAACTCCACCCACTTTTTAGTTCCTCCCACCAGCGTGCACAAACAGCTGGGAAGTGCGGCTCAGTGTGAAACATTGGAGCTCCTTCACCACAAAGATCCGCGTTTAATGAACCATCAGGGCCCAACAAAAACCGATTCTACTGATgattagtgatgtgcgataccactgatttcctttccgatccgataccaagcaaaattcagggtggtatcagcgatactgatccgataccgatactctgtacaaaaacttaatgtttcattgcatttcataatacaatatataattgtattatgtaattgtaataataacataacCATATTGCTTCATAATGATTAGAGGACATCAGAcaacttgtttttattgcttaataatgcagaataatcatatagaaataaaaaaaaaactgatgttgtgcgctatttgagcatgttgcctgcctgcagcactaaaggactctgcGAGAGACATCTGTCTCGctctagcagcacctgtccctgtcctcctcttctgttCACCTCAACATAAGCTTATCATAttctgtgatgtgatttactctgaggtgtttgacgaggtcagtggtgttgccacaacaacGTGTCCACACAGGACTCTGTttgcgctcagccattgttgtgagtgtgaatgccaggggctgcgacacatttatacagccgtattccacatatgactatgaaaggcgtaagaggaagtagttccttccaaatTAGACGATCCGAAttgtatagtttctttccactgcgttcattttaatggaaaaactacaaatttaccccagagtactaaaatatcgatattataATATGataatcgattctagaacataaattgcTGGTATCGGAAcaatcgatatttcagtatcgatccgcacaccACTACTGATGATACGTTTGGCACAAAAAGTACCTGTGACTCAGGAACAGCTCAAGTGAAAAATAATTTggatgtttgggggtttttttttcaccctccACAGTGTTTTAGTTCTCAGTTGAACTAATGTCAACTAATATGTGAGCTGAACTGATTAATTAAGAAGTGATctctcagaaaaataaagttattttaaGTACTTTGGACTCACAATGAACAAATAGCACTAACTTTAAACTCAAGTAAACCATACTCACTTTCTACTGGCAATCTTTTAGTTTTGACAGTTTATTGCAAATACAGTTTtagatattttacatttatagaataaactttatttatttattcacaaaTAGAATGGGGAAAAAGAGTTCAGCCCTTTTATAAACAGCAGATCAACACCTTTGAAAATCCTCTGAGAAGATTCACAGTCCAGCTTGAATGGCTGGGACTACAGATGTGAATTAGTAGTTTGGTATAATCTGGCGCTTGCATCTTATATTTTTGGTGTATTGCTGTTTAATGGCATGCCTGTCCCTGTTgaataaataagtaaagaaaGAAGTCATGCACAATACGTGAGGGGTATgtctttagagagtcttaatTGTGTTGCTTCTTGAGTGGAAAGGTCATTAGTCCAGTGTAAAAAGTTTGAAACAGAGGTGTCAGTGTCGGATGAGGCCATACTGCTGCATCTCTCAATATCCTCCCGAACAGCCCAGAAGAGCTAATTCAACTCCGGTAATGTGAGAGTGAACTCTTCTATTAATCATTCATGGTGCCTCACTTCTGCGAGCTGGCCTACATACGTACATCTATCCTACAGTGAGCAGATACATTTACGGTGGGAGCATTACCAAGTGCTGTTCATTCCTATGTGGGAAGCCACTGATGACCAGTCTAAACTTTATGAAACACAGATCAGTAAAGATTACTAATTGCGTTTTTATTCACCTCCAACCAAAATCTGTCTTCTTCCAGCTAAAAGAATGACAAGAGCCAGTGTTGTCACCTCCACCTGCAGGACGTCACATCACAATGAAATGCAACCTGATAAAGCGCCTTTCTGCCGTGTCTCCGTTCACTTGCTGTTTTATTAATGAAGCCACACGCCCTTAAAAGTCAGAATAAAGGGGGATTGATATCAGGTTTCTCAAGCTCAACAATGGGGATCCGGTTAGGTTGCATGCTCTTATTGTCTCTGCAGCATGCTGACTAGTCTGAATCCTCTAACAATATGCCGCCCCCCAATGAAAGCTTCATTTATTCTTTATCACCAGGAACCTTGAACCACTGCAAACATTAAGTCCACTTTGTAAATGCTGTTTCCATATTGGCTGTTTTTAGAGaaattaaaacttaaaatatCTGTCAATCATTTGCCAGTCAGGCAAAGGAAAgttgaaggtcaaaggtcaaggaAACAGCTGAATGGCCACAGCAGTCACACTTAGGTTTCAGCCCTAACCTCTCattcaaaaatatgttttgatgttctggttttttttgtggttAACCTCTAaagcttttacattttatggATTGTAATAAATGACTGatcacacacttgtttttcacaCACTCTCTGAACCATAAAAAACGAGAAAATGGGGATTTCCTACTTTGCCTTAAACACATCTTTTTACACCAAGCCCTTCCTCACATGTTGCCAAAAGCACTCATGGCTTGTCTTATAGAAGAGGTGCGCTAACTCTTCTATAAGACAAGCTGCAGCACACATTTAACCCACTGAAACAGTGCCACCTTATGTCCAACAGAACAGCTGCACAGAGTACAACCTTCACAGCAACGTGAGAGGATAACACAGCAATTTCTCTCAGTtatagtgaaaaaaacaaacaaagaccaAACAACCAAAAGCACTCACAAAAATCGATTTGGTCTTTTGGTATGAAGTGCATCAATTAATCTTTATTAAAGTGTTCAGTGAGGTAAAATGCGTTGAATTTAATGGAAAACCCTCATGTTCCAatgtgctttcatgtttttcttctgcaaACCTTCACAGCTTCAACATTAAGTTCAGTCACACATTAAATATACATTGTACACATTGctaatgcatttattttacaaGCTTAAACAACTCTCAACTGTGCAAAATGAATGTATTTTTGGCTTAGTTTCTCTTCCCGTACCCCCTTGTGCTGATTGATGGCTGATTTGTGCAATAGTTTAAAATACTTCTTCTTTGTCATCTGCATGTTGGAAGCTAGAATCACACTCCAGCTCCCCTGAGGCTGTGAACTCTTGCACCTGGGtcatctcttcttcttcttccttttctctaCTCTCAACTTCCCTCTCTGCACCCTCCCCTCGGTgatctcctccctcctctctcctttctctcttccCTGCCTTCTTCGCCTCTTCCTCGCACTCCCTTTTGCCATCTCCATCCTCTCTCACCCACTCTCCTCCCTCTGCAGCCTCACGCATCACCTGGCTGGGATGTGGTGCCGCTAGCGTCTCCACAGGGGTGATGGAcatgtctttgtctttctcggtgCTGGAGATGATGGCGGGGACACGGACACGTGCAGACTTGCTCCTTAAACGCATCTTGAGCTTATCTTCTTTTAACTGAAAGAGAGTGGAGagtgcaagattttttttttaagaaaactctggtaaaaaacaaaacaaaccaaaagacaTGACAGAGCTGAGGTGTTGGGGAAAATGGTCATGCAGACACGGCACCTTGCGTCTCTCTTCAGCCAGCCGGATCTTCTCTTCAAACTCTTCTCTGGTGTGTAGCTTCTGAGCTTTCTTCACCTTCAGAGACTCCAGTCTGGCAGGAGGCCTGCGCCAGGCACCTTCATTGTCGTCCAGCTGATgcatacaaacacagaaaatgacagaaaacactTCATGCATCTTTTTAGACAGGCAACCTGTCTGTACCACGTCTCACGCCCTATGGCAGACGGGATAAGCTCCAGCCCCCAACCCCCCACACTCGTGACCCTGAATTTAATATGCAGAATGGAATGGACGGATAGTTTAGCTTATGAGTATGAGTTTATGGGCAAAGATGGAATCAGGCAGCTCATTTTGTGCTTGGTTCATGGTGTTCttccttattttctttttctttagtaaAAGTTTGTTGAACCGCAGCATTATTATGGATGCCACAGATTCAGGGACAGTAGCAGTCAGGCTAtggaaaaagtttttatttcgCTTTGTCAgatgtgttgagaaaaaaaagcatcttttaGAATATGTACCCTGTTTATATCACTGTGCTTGTCTTTCTACTAAAAGTAAAGCTCCATTTGCAGTAAAGCTGTCAGATAACTGGCCTGTAAGGTCGTACCATGCTGTGCACACCAGGTACTCACCATGATGCTGTAAGCTTCTCCAACCCTGCTGctcttttctctgtgctgttccTTTGGGATGATGCCCTGATTCAGCAGTTCCTCCAGGATCTTGTGGGACTTCTGGCGTTCAGTTATTTCATTATCCCACAGAAGTACGtctggaaaaacaaaccaacaaaaaaacaagaaataaacaaacacatattATACACTCAAGGACATCTTacaagcaaataaataacaaaatcacAGTATAGATAAAATAACAGTTGAAGACATCATcggaaaaaaaagtcaatacatcacagaattaaaataaaacggAATAGGCAAGcttaaacagatgtgttttaaCAGTGGTtatagagagagggagagaatcaGTGTTCCGAATGTGATTTGGGAGCGAGTTCCAAAGATGAGGAGCCACTCGGTTGCCAGCTCTAATGCCCATGGTCGTCAGGAGTGCAGAAGGTATAATGAGAATGACAGAGGATGAGGAGCTCAGAGAACAGGATGGAGTGGTGATGTGCAAAAGATCAGGGAGACCTGGAGGTGAGAGATGGAGAGATAGAGAGACTTAAAGGGCTTAAAGGACCAGGGCTGTCTGTACTGTGAAGGTGCTGAAAACCAGATTCAATTTGCTCATAGAGATGACTGTTAGTAAGGTGACAGTAAGGTGATGGGTCTACACTCGATTTCTTAAGAGTTGGAATTATCACAGCTAGAGGtaaaggaaaaaggcagagattaGGGAGAAATGGATAATGTCAGTTATTCAATGAGTGAGAGAGGAACAAAATAAACAGGATATAACTGCCTGAGTGGAAAGTGGGTCAAGGCAACAGGTAGAAGGTTAAGATTTATCAGCAAATCCAGATATTTTCTCAACAGTTGAGAGAGTGAAACTGGGAAAGAGGAAGGCAGATCACAGTGTGCAACATGTGGAATTATCTAGACCCAGCTGCTGATGGACATTGCTCTTCTTGGTATTGAAAAAAAGGCCATGGAAATCCTAATATTCCATTCACCAGACTTGATTAATGTTCCATACATATATTCCATAAATATTAGCTGTAGACATGGCACCCTTAAAGTGGCCCATTTGTTCCTGATTTGTTTCTCTACAGCCTGATGAGTCAGACTACACACTCACTGTCCTGTGTAAATCTGTCCACTCACTTTCTCTGATGCTCTCTGATGTTAGAAGAGGGAGTGTTCGGGGCACTGCTCCAGGTATGTCACCAGGTATTTCTCTGTTCTCCATCACCACCCCGCTGTCTGCTGTGCCCTTTGACACAGCTGAGTCTCCACGACCGCTGACCTTACTTCCTGTGTCATCCtgacagcacagacacagaaaataaatgcagaaaGGGGACATTATTAAATCCTGACATCATTCCTGTGGTATCACAGACATGAATTTGTCATGGTAACATCTGTGTTAACGTATTATCAATTTGTCATATAGGTTTACTTCACAGTCTCAATCAGctacattttacaaaaaaaaaaagtacaccgAAATACATATTcaccttttattttcttatagTGTACACTGGTACTGATTAAACTAACCCGGCAGCATAAAACACAACTACAGTTTACTGCGCAAGTTCACAAGTCCAGTGTGAAATAAACCTACATAAAAAGTTGATTTCTTTGAGCCCCATATTGTATTTTTAAGGAATGCTTTTCAACTATGGTATAAACTATGAGGTTCGTGTGAaatataaattcattcatgagatTTAGAGGGGAAACCACTTTTATCAAATCTGTTGCAACTGACATGAccaaaaatgtgtcttttcatttgtctcttcttttctttattataatcgtataataataataataataataataataataataataataatgatatatatatgtatatatatagatatatatgtgtataaataatccccatttttgaaaacaacaacaaaagttgcattaagaattaattaatgggaAACTGCAATGAGACGAAACTGGATTCTTCTTCAGCCTTTAAGAGCAAGCCCAAACTTTTAGTCTTTATAAAAAGTAAGATATATTAACACTGATAttgccaaactttttttttctttttgccttgaCACATCTGAAGCTGGTCTGATAGGACTTAACCATCATTACTCAGGTTCgtaccacagaagaagaagcattGTGAAGGCACCTGCCCTTGTTGCCTTAACTTTATAGTTTATGTGAGAGAGTTGGGCTATACCAGTCTTTCAGCTTGctgtttttccaaaaaaaaggaacaaaatgtttttttcccctgctagAGAGAAGACTTCATAATAAATATCTATGTTCAAAAGGAAAATTTCACTTCCCTTACAACTTTCTatgaattttctttaaaaactgtcacaaacaaacaccagCTCTAGCGTCCTGTCCCCGGTTTTACTAGTGGGTGGTGGGACACCCAGCCTACCTCGTCTCCATTCACTGTCAGCGTTTGGACCGCGGTGATCGTGGAGTTCATGCATCCCATTTTCACCTTAAAGCAACGATGTGAAGTCAATCCTTGAAATTCATAAACCAccagctgtgttttgttttctggatTTCTTGTTGTTGTCTATGTGTTATCGACTGTTGTAGATTTGCATTCCTTCACTCAGACACTGCAGTCTCCATGGGTCCCGTGCGTTGCTAGGGGCCGTTGCTACAATAAATCTGACCTGGTCAAAGAGGTGATACTGCAAAGTCTACGCACAATGATCAAATTCGTTCATTTCTGATCAAATTTGTGCTTGCATCGTCCTTAAATGAACTCGTATGACAAATTTGTTGTCGGACTTCTGTTTGGGAGTAGAGTCGACTACAAAAGTATAATAGTGCCAGAAATCACTAGACGTGCATGTTACCAGATTACCACAAACAGAGGGGCTTGGTAAATAATTCAGCCAGGAGTCAGTGTGccaaaaataattatataaaacatGACCCtgacacataaaacacaacacactGTTCCGCTTACCATTAATTTTTACTCAGATACCAAGTTTCAGTGCGTGTGACCTTCGTTtcctaaaacaacaacaacatgaaaataaaatgaatataagaCGAACGGACAGTGAC contains the following coding sequences:
- the stmnd1 gene encoding stathmin domain-containing protein 1; translation: MGCMNSTITAVQTLTVNGDEDDTGSKVSGRGDSAVSKGTADSGVVMENREIPGDIPGAVPRTLPLLTSESIRENVLLWDNEITERQKSHKILEELLNQGIIPKEQHREKSSRVGEAYSIMLDDNEGAWRRPPARLESLKVKKAQKLHTREEFEEKIRLAEERRKLKEDKLKMRLRSKSARVRVPAIISSTEKDKDMSITPVETLAAPHPSQVMREAAEGGEWVREDGDGKRECEEEAKKAGKRERREEGGDHRGEGAEREVESREKEEEEEMTQVQEFTASGELECDSSFQHADDKEEVF